A window of the Paraburkholderia aromaticivorans genome harbors these coding sequences:
- a CDS encoding helix-turn-helix transcriptional regulator: MDSLCLPAIAGLNNAHLDGTTRSGNVQAIQTSPASTTELANEGFESSASHLSALPGKIANALVVVYEGFTDIDLSENHRRVLACLIRYGVSQHNPTCDIWIKKSTVAQRLGVNEATVYRALAVLQNAGLIERDDQGRIGRALKLVAFVRLTAEAVRRLGLLPTERGRDIAPVQDVNKNPKQSSLKNQPGRGPGSFCKISGRTVPADLAWLHTDNELSLSGLFSLMKKARQAGTRLSNVVAHAAKSLGALRGRELFAYLSSLISLPLDFEAIAKARLAETAKAEAKRREERETQARRALIANLKGQRYVDPRGRYWQVDDGAFLVVGEGRHGSVPFSMADDAMTAIAAGLWPVVTGATACVPPASPSQKRPDTVALGALSALRDQLRRRLRS; the protein is encoded by the coding sequence ATGGACTCGCTTTGCCTACCGGCTATTGCCGGCCTGAATAACGCACATCTAGACGGAACGACTCGCTCCGGAAACGTACAAGCGATTCAGACGTCTCCGGCTTCGACAACTGAGCTCGCCAACGAAGGCTTTGAATCGTCAGCGTCTCATCTTTCAGCCTTACCTGGAAAAATTGCGAATGCGTTGGTCGTTGTGTACGAGGGTTTTACTGACATCGATCTCTCAGAAAATCATCGACGAGTTCTTGCGTGTTTGATTCGTTATGGAGTCAGTCAACACAATCCGACGTGCGATATATGGATCAAAAAGTCCACTGTTGCGCAGCGCCTAGGCGTCAACGAAGCGACTGTCTATCGCGCACTCGCGGTTCTGCAGAACGCCGGCTTGATCGAGCGGGACGACCAAGGGCGCATTGGACGCGCCCTGAAACTGGTCGCCTTCGTACGCTTGACCGCCGAAGCTGTACGTCGGCTCGGCTTGTTGCCGACTGAGCGTGGACGCGATATTGCACCGGTGCAAGACGTAAACAAGAACCCCAAGCAGTCTTCTTTGAAGAATCAGCCGGGCCGAGGCCCTGGCTCTTTTTGCAAAATAAGTGGCAGAACAGTCCCTGCCGATCTGGCGTGGCTGCATACCGACAACGAACTTAGCTTGTCGGGCCTCTTCTCGCTCATGAAAAAAGCGCGCCAAGCTGGTACCCGATTGTCAAACGTGGTCGCTCATGCGGCCAAGTCTCTCGGTGCCCTACGTGGCCGCGAGTTGTTCGCCTATCTTTCGTCGCTCATCTCGTTACCTCTTGATTTCGAAGCCATCGCGAAAGCGAGGCTGGCGGAAACGGCCAAAGCCGAGGCTAAGCGGCGTGAGGAGAGGGAGACCCAAGCCAGAAGAGCACTTATCGCGAATCTGAAGGGGCAGCGATACGTTGACCCAAGGGGCCGCTACTGGCAGGTGGACGACGGAGCCTTCCTCGTCGTTGGGGAGGGGCGGCACGGCAGCGTCCCGTTCAGCATGGCCGATGACGCGATGACAGCTATCGCCGCGGGGCTATGGCCTGTTGTCACCGGTGCGACGGCGTGCGTCCCGCCCGCTAGTCCTTCCCAAAAGCGACCCGACACGGTTGCGCTCGGTGCCCTTAGCGCTCTGCGAGACCAGCTTCGCAGGCGACTGCGTTCTTGA
- a CDS encoding integrase, whose protein sequence is MLIAALAERPDWYRIEDDAVVTRDTDGHPASLFGDDAWDIRAYAIGSRRTNIHFRGHPPNDAGRILSDTTTRQWKQVMYFLMHEATETVPASSTLQSCSVYLKDFIFFAAERQLTLYEGLSNIPVVLDYVAQAGMDMKAQRLHSILAKLHRLGAEATGLRVPLTQLHKPLLERSAQRAGNSQYAVIPTRIYQHFLATCEHDLGIAESVGNALSDYLARAYAGESPDVCAALKTAAVHFGCKDSLYVVSSLVAKISALCQLVILSFTGMRAMEAQNLPYHCLSETRLDGVTHYAIEGVTTKLSGGRPKRACWVTSPLGARAVRLAQRLSGEAHRAHSAPGYAESTDGSHLLFCRMGLHLKYVANRAPSTIHNEVEAFRERVFPTITAEDIAELKRVDMHRAWEDEPNYTVGQQWPFTRHQLRRSLALYAQRSGLVTLPTLKRQLQHITQEMSMYYARGSAFAKGFIDTDKAHFAKEWAEAQGLSEYLAYAEQVLFSDERLFGGHAAWTRSRAVQASPVSVYSREQTVRMFGKGELAYRETVLGGCASVEPCKSTPLDWMRLDCLESNCRNLVVVPSKLQRVIKAQQATVEKLRAVDEASVESRIEAQTLQRLLDAQEKLMKPEAA, encoded by the coding sequence ATGCTGATCGCGGCGCTCGCCGAACGCCCCGACTGGTATCGCATCGAAGACGATGCGGTCGTCACGCGCGACACGGATGGACACCCTGCTTCGCTGTTCGGTGACGACGCCTGGGACATCCGTGCATATGCGATTGGATCGCGCCGCACCAATATCCACTTTAGGGGTCACCCGCCTAACGACGCAGGCCGCATCCTTTCAGATACGACTACGCGTCAGTGGAAGCAGGTCATGTACTTTCTGATGCACGAAGCGACCGAGACGGTACCGGCGTCCAGTACTCTTCAATCTTGTTCAGTTTACCTGAAGGACTTCATTTTCTTTGCTGCCGAACGCCAGCTTACTCTTTATGAGGGGCTATCCAACATCCCCGTTGTTCTGGACTATGTGGCACAAGCCGGGATGGACATGAAGGCCCAACGCCTTCATTCGATTCTGGCGAAGCTTCATCGGCTGGGCGCCGAGGCCACAGGGCTGCGCGTGCCGTTGACCCAACTGCATAAGCCTCTGCTCGAACGCTCCGCGCAACGCGCCGGAAACTCACAATACGCGGTCATCCCGACGCGGATCTACCAGCACTTTCTGGCGACCTGCGAGCATGACCTCGGGATCGCTGAGAGCGTCGGGAACGCGCTGTCGGACTATCTCGCGCGCGCATACGCCGGCGAGAGCCCTGACGTCTGTGCCGCACTGAAGACGGCTGCTGTCCACTTCGGGTGCAAGGACTCTCTTTACGTCGTTTCGTCGCTTGTGGCGAAGATCAGCGCGTTATGTCAGCTTGTCATCCTGTCGTTCACGGGCATGCGCGCAATGGAAGCGCAGAACCTGCCGTACCACTGTCTGAGCGAGACCCGGCTGGATGGTGTGACGCACTATGCCATCGAGGGCGTGACGACCAAGCTGTCCGGCGGGCGTCCCAAACGCGCATGCTGGGTGACGAGCCCGCTCGGTGCTCGCGCCGTCAGGCTCGCGCAACGGCTGTCTGGCGAGGCGCACCGTGCGCACAGCGCACCAGGCTACGCCGAATCGACGGACGGTTCCCACCTGCTGTTCTGTCGGATGGGTCTGCATCTTAAGTACGTGGCAAACCGGGCGCCCAGTACCATACATAACGAGGTCGAAGCTTTTCGTGAGCGCGTCTTCCCAACGATTACGGCCGAGGACATCGCCGAACTGAAGCGTGTCGACATGCACCGCGCATGGGAAGACGAACCGAACTACACAGTCGGGCAGCAATGGCCGTTCACGCGTCATCAGCTTCGCCGCTCGCTCGCGCTGTATGCGCAACGCAGCGGCCTCGTCACGCTGCCGACGCTCAAGCGTCAGTTGCAGCACATCACGCAGGAGATGAGCATGTACTACGCTCGTGGCTCGGCGTTTGCGAAGGGCTTCATCGACACCGACAAGGCTCACTTCGCGAAGGAATGGGCCGAGGCGCAGGGCCTGTCCGAGTACCTTGCGTACGCTGAGCAGGTGCTGTTCTCTGACGAGCGGCTGTTCGGCGGGCACGCAGCATGGACACGGAGCCGTGCCGTGCAGGCGTCGCCTGTGTCGGTCTACTCACGCGAGCAAACGGTGAGGATGTTCGGGAAGGGCGAACTGGCGTACCGCGAGACGGTGCTGGGCGGCTGCGCCAGCGTCGAGCCGTGCAAGTCGACGCCGCTCGACTGGATGCGTCTGGATTGCCTTGAATCGAACTGCCGTAACCTCGTGGTCGTGCCGTCGAAGCTTCAGCGCGTGATCAAGGCGCAGCAGGCCACTGTCGAGAAGCTGCGCGCTGTCGATGAGGCGAGCGTCGAGAGCCGCATCGAGGCACAGACGCTGCAACGACTGCTTGACGCGCAAGAGAAACTGATGAAACCGGAGGCCGCATGA
- a CDS encoding integrase, protein MPIAVGTTLLHPERALLKWEGIRNRSDIGQICYLTRDTSNTRQTRHTFDPRSFSSERTKVVRLLVTQLSERVTLGAKRPETIYGALRGVLDFVNWADRLGLHQVLCDEKATADAVHRYFREKREQVPLGNLNHNTVARIQHNLLSMLREFFRNDDFCADARVLRQQQYAYAPTVVPDAEAQAALLAWADALFSSISTLVLEFKPYPVRVTTARGENLCLVPHTHSRSEGDDSNGLLGWNLETGQLRTLEELKRRMAEAGAKNPRHRSWAIVRLTAKHLAAANEDAQSPIRRSHASMAAFCFATLFLAETGVSLAQLLAMKWSPELAASLQDASVVRQKFREVKYRAGGMEVTFTVSLAFMPKLKAYVALRKYLVQDANWDALFIVVGHHAQLRRLAGLSTQFLDRLYSRLRTLGIVLPRISARQWRAAKQDWAISNHGPVVAAKLMGHSLATALRSYSNGTDTAHKAEMGAFLASVEKTVLKAGNDPAGTIKSAVGVCIEFHKPAPIAASVTVQPDCRSTEGCLFCDQYRVHADATDIRKLLSCRHCVRLVSGGAGSFEQYESSFGAVLRRVDFLLVELRKRDSALVGQIERDVDIDGNLDAFWSTKLDQLYELGVA, encoded by the coding sequence ATGCCGATCGCGGTGGGCACGACGCTGCTGCACCCCGAGCGCGCGCTGCTCAAGTGGGAAGGCATTCGCAACCGTTCCGATATCGGACAGATCTGCTACCTGACGCGTGACACGTCGAACACGCGGCAAACGCGGCACACTTTCGACCCCAGAAGCTTCAGCAGCGAACGCACCAAGGTTGTACGCCTGCTGGTAACGCAGCTTTCTGAGCGTGTGACCCTTGGCGCCAAGCGTCCTGAGACTATCTACGGTGCTCTGCGCGGCGTGCTTGACTTCGTCAACTGGGCCGACAGGCTGGGCTTGCATCAAGTGCTCTGTGATGAGAAGGCTACGGCGGATGCGGTTCATCGTTACTTTCGTGAGAAGCGTGAACAGGTCCCGCTGGGCAACCTGAACCACAATACCGTCGCGCGCATTCAGCATAATCTGCTGTCGATGCTACGTGAGTTCTTCAGAAACGACGACTTCTGCGCCGATGCGAGGGTGCTGCGCCAGCAACAGTATGCTTATGCACCGACAGTTGTGCCCGACGCCGAGGCACAAGCCGCCTTGCTCGCGTGGGCTGACGCGCTCTTCAGCAGCATCAGCACGCTGGTGCTCGAATTCAAGCCATATCCGGTGCGCGTGACCACGGCGCGAGGTGAGAATCTTTGCCTTGTTCCGCACACACATAGCCGTAGTGAAGGGGACGACTCGAACGGCTTGCTTGGCTGGAATCTGGAGACGGGACAGCTGCGCACCCTGGAAGAACTCAAGAGGCGCATGGCCGAGGCTGGAGCTAAAAATCCTCGCCATCGTTCGTGGGCCATCGTTCGGTTAACGGCTAAACATCTTGCGGCGGCCAACGAGGACGCACAGTCACCGATCCGCCGCTCGCACGCTTCAATGGCGGCCTTTTGCTTCGCCACGCTGTTTCTGGCTGAAACGGGCGTCAGCCTCGCGCAGCTGCTGGCAATGAAGTGGAGCCCGGAGCTCGCCGCGAGCCTGCAGGATGCGTCTGTTGTACGTCAGAAGTTTCGCGAGGTTAAGTACCGTGCAGGTGGAATGGAAGTTACGTTCACCGTCTCGCTGGCCTTCATGCCAAAGCTCAAGGCGTATGTGGCATTGCGCAAATATCTTGTGCAGGACGCAAACTGGGACGCGTTGTTCATCGTAGTCGGGCATCATGCGCAGCTGCGGCGGCTAGCGGGTCTCTCAACCCAATTCCTTGATCGGCTTTACAGTCGACTCCGCACGCTCGGGATTGTGCTGCCGCGCATTAGCGCACGTCAGTGGCGTGCGGCAAAGCAGGATTGGGCAATAAGCAATCACGGCCCCGTCGTCGCAGCCAAGTTGATGGGCCACTCTTTGGCCACGGCGCTGCGCTCGTACTCGAACGGCACGGACACCGCGCACAAGGCTGAGATGGGCGCATTCCTCGCTTCAGTCGAGAAGACCGTGCTGAAGGCCGGCAACGACCCGGCGGGCACCATCAAGAGCGCGGTGGGCGTCTGCATCGAGTTCCACAAGCCTGCGCCGATCGCGGCTTCGGTCACCGTACAGCCTGACTGCCGCTCGACCGAAGGTTGCCTCTTCTGCGACCAGTACCGCGTGCACGCTGACGCCACCGACATCCGCAAGCTGCTGAGCTGCCGTCACTGCGTCAGGCTCGTGAGCGGGGGTGCTGGCTCGTTCGAGCAATACGAGAGCTCGTTCGGCGCGGTGCTGCGGCGCGTTGACTTCCTGCTGGTCGAACTGCGCAAGCGCGATTCCGCGCTGGTCGGTCAGATCGAGCGCGACGTTGATATTGATGGAAATCTGGACGCTTTCTGGTCGACCAAGCTCGATCAGCTTTACGAATTGGGAGTGGCATGA
- a CDS encoding phage integrase family protein, whose amino-acid sequence MEHTGEIGDVEDVEFRELPDTPDRPAARPRKVVAGAKVRQAQHGKSEGRHIGLQHLAFFRGYLEGLDLAELADQYLEFGRNARKAAATRNWLVTAFVAAARKREDFATARLLAIRPAALATIDTAAAPAPSLGDFAAQHDPDGFYTEKELLELFTTHHARPGASDVAALRRQQRNARLRIRQMAALDALARLVVEDPKPEHHVLGWFDTAIALRLSDVGITTIGRLVQTINAVGYRWYRNVPRLGETGARRIAAWLENYRDVDGLGIAQAALVHPSERGLPAPQLRREPVTAIVPLEYFVAPTDRDGSRGANRNPNKNNSGAANDLQAIAFWLADYENPNTREKYRAEAERLLLWAIFAKGKALSSLDINDARDYINRFLVDPQPAAQWVMNRAVPRGDPEWRPFRGPLSVKSRQDALAALKKFFGDLVNAQYLDHNAFAKIKVFLGSETDEAGNERRVAAKPRVQVERSLTREAWSFAMRVLDALPDSAAAARMRFVLALTYSTGLRRAEVCGAFTDDISVRYAGAELGSIHLLRVVGKGAKERFIPLVPAVLEALGDYLETREFPRDPLVCPVGTPLIPALPDKQDIGRVRREAAARGDDVHKALAALARQAGPIHHDQLYKAVKRFFATATAAALRENSPHARAFAEVSPHWLRHTFVSHAVANGMSLESARNFAGHDSLDTTSIYATAELGRQYREAEAFLRRASA is encoded by the coding sequence ATGGAACATACAGGCGAGATCGGGGACGTCGAGGATGTTGAGTTTCGCGAATTGCCGGATACGCCGGACCGGCCCGCAGCCCGGCCTCGGAAAGTGGTCGCCGGCGCGAAGGTCCGGCAGGCGCAGCACGGGAAATCGGAAGGCCGCCATATCGGGCTGCAGCATCTGGCGTTCTTCCGCGGCTATCTGGAGGGGCTCGATCTGGCCGAGCTGGCGGACCAGTATCTTGAGTTCGGCCGCAACGCCCGCAAGGCAGCGGCCACGCGCAACTGGCTGGTGACCGCTTTCGTCGCCGCTGCCCGCAAACGTGAGGATTTTGCCACCGCGCGACTGCTCGCGATCCGCCCGGCGGCGCTGGCCACGATCGACACGGCGGCTGCTCCCGCGCCGTCCCTGGGCGACTTCGCCGCCCAGCACGATCCGGACGGCTTCTACACCGAAAAGGAACTGCTCGAGCTGTTCACCACGCACCACGCGCGTCCAGGCGCGAGCGATGTCGCGGCGCTGCGCCGCCAGCAGCGCAATGCACGTCTTCGCATCCGGCAGATGGCAGCGCTCGACGCGCTAGCGCGCCTCGTGGTCGAAGATCCCAAACCGGAACACCACGTGCTCGGTTGGTTTGACACGGCGATTGCACTGCGCCTGTCGGACGTGGGCATCACCACGATCGGCAGACTGGTTCAGACCATCAACGCAGTCGGCTACCGCTGGTACCGGAACGTGCCGCGGCTTGGAGAAACGGGCGCACGCCGCATTGCAGCGTGGCTCGAAAATTATCGCGACGTCGACGGGCTCGGCATCGCGCAGGCGGCGCTGGTGCACCCGTCTGAGCGCGGCCTGCCGGCGCCGCAGTTGCGACGTGAACCGGTCACTGCAATCGTACCGCTGGAGTATTTCGTGGCGCCGACAGATCGCGACGGCTCGCGCGGCGCCAACCGCAATCCAAACAAGAACAACAGTGGCGCAGCGAATGACCTGCAGGCTATAGCCTTCTGGCTGGCCGACTACGAGAATCCGAATACGCGTGAGAAGTACCGCGCCGAGGCCGAGCGGCTGCTTCTCTGGGCAATCTTTGCGAAAGGCAAAGCCCTGTCGAGTCTCGACATCAATGACGCGCGCGACTACATCAACCGCTTCCTCGTTGATCCCCAACCGGCCGCGCAATGGGTCATGAACCGGGCCGTGCCGCGGGGCGATCCCGAGTGGCGCCCTTTCCGCGGCCCGTTGTCGGTCAAGAGCCGCCAGGACGCGCTCGCGGCACTCAAAAAATTCTTCGGCGACCTCGTCAACGCACAGTATCTTGACCACAACGCGTTTGCAAAGATCAAGGTTTTCCTTGGCAGCGAAACCGACGAAGCTGGCAATGAGCGCCGGGTTGCCGCCAAGCCCCGCGTTCAGGTCGAGCGCAGCCTGACGCGCGAAGCTTGGTCCTTCGCGATGCGCGTGCTAGACGCCCTGCCCGACTCCGCCGCCGCCGCTCGCATGCGCTTCGTGCTTGCGCTCACATATAGCACGGGCCTGCGCCGCGCCGAGGTGTGTGGCGCCTTCACGGACGATATTAGCGTCCGTTACGCCGGCGCTGAACTTGGCTCCATCCATCTGCTGCGCGTGGTCGGGAAAGGCGCGAAGGAGCGCTTCATTCCGCTCGTGCCTGCCGTACTGGAGGCGCTTGGCGACTATCTGGAAACGCGGGAATTCCCTCGCGATCCCCTCGTCTGCCCGGTCGGCACTCCGCTTATCCCCGCGCTGCCCGACAAACAGGACATTGGCCGGGTGCGGCGTGAAGCGGCCGCGCGCGGCGACGATGTTCACAAGGCGCTGGCAGCGCTCGCCCGTCAGGCTGGGCCCATCCATCACGACCAGTTGTACAAGGCAGTGAAGCGGTTTTTTGCTACCGCCACCGCCGCAGCGTTGCGCGAGAATTCGCCGCATGCCCGCGCATTCGCAGAAGTCAGCCCGCATTGGTTACGGCACACTTTCGTTTCACACGCGGTCGCGAACGGCATGAGTCTCGAGAGTGCGCGGAATTTTGCGGGCCACGACTCGCTCGATACGACGTCGATCTACGCGACAGCGGAACTCGGCCGTCAGTATCGGGAAGCTGAAGCATTCCTGCGGCGGGCTTCAGCTTGA
- a CDS encoding site-specific integrase, protein MIARRTTIRQLPLTEVVDRDTPGVTPVSITTPEGGTIYHTVPLADPATGKQRDARSQWISSTFPLFPVVRLADGAPWAEANIWLIDMLEAKSSPNMLTYASIADDLAGFRRYLDDEGIDWLTFPANKRQRPTYRYSASIKLAVQAGELSAGVAKRRMGAVVRFYRWLITEAGFRPANAPWVESDRFIGFKDQKGFSGVIEVKTTDLSIRCRRAEDPWDDRIQDGGRLRPLSSSEQSVLLESLAALGNIEMTLVHLFALLTGARIQTVLTLRAKHVMCKPGEFHGDDFRLACGPGTGIDTKGGVKGVLHLPRGFYERLYIYVHSDRARKRRQLADGGDHPDQPLFLSYRGAPLYEDRASRGPVSTGPQVRRHVKTGQAVRQFIKDELLPMMRAQLGNLRYEFSFHDLRATFGLNMVDAMTANETKYTRALDQLRQLMWHTRLSTTEGYLSYRENRKLFDAVQDSWGTHLSTLVTRALDTAVAV, encoded by the coding sequence ATGATCGCAAGAAGAACCACCATCCGGCAACTACCGCTGACCGAGGTCGTTGACCGCGACACTCCCGGCGTGACGCCGGTTAGCATCACCACACCCGAGGGCGGCACCATCTATCACACGGTCCCGCTCGCAGACCCCGCCACCGGCAAGCAGCGCGACGCACGCTCGCAGTGGATCTCAAGCACCTTCCCTCTCTTCCCCGTTGTCCGACTTGCTGACGGCGCGCCGTGGGCTGAAGCGAACATCTGGCTCATCGATATGCTGGAGGCGAAGTCCTCGCCCAACATGTTGACGTACGCCAGCATCGCTGACGATCTGGCGGGGTTCCGTCGTTACCTGGATGACGAGGGTATCGACTGGCTAACGTTCCCCGCAAACAAGCGACAACGGCCGACCTACCGCTATAGCGCATCGATCAAGCTGGCCGTGCAGGCAGGCGAACTGTCTGCAGGAGTCGCGAAGCGTCGCATGGGTGCTGTAGTGCGCTTCTATCGCTGGCTCATAACCGAAGCAGGCTTCAGGCCCGCGAACGCGCCGTGGGTCGAATCTGATCGTTTCATTGGGTTCAAGGACCAGAAGGGATTCAGCGGCGTGATCGAGGTCAAGACCACTGACCTGTCGATCCGCTGTCGCCGCGCGGAAGACCCGTGGGACGATCGCATTCAGGACGGCGGTCGCCTGCGCCCGCTCTCCTCTTCCGAGCAGTCGGTGCTACTTGAATCGTTAGCCGCTCTCGGCAACATCGAGATGACGCTGGTTCATCTGTTCGCGCTGTTGACGGGAGCTCGCATCCAGACGGTACTGACCTTGCGTGCGAAACACGTAATGTGCAAGCCGGGCGAGTTTCACGGCGATGACTTCCGTCTCGCCTGCGGGCCGGGTACGGGCATCGACACGAAGGGCGGTGTCAAGGGCGTGTTGCACCTGCCGCGCGGTTTCTACGAGCGGCTGTACATCTACGTGCACAGCGATCGTGCGCGCAAGCGTCGCCAACTGGCAGACGGCGGCGATCACCCCGACCAGCCGCTCTTTCTGAGCTATCGCGGTGCGCCGCTCTACGAGGATCGCGCATCGCGCGGCCCGGTCAGCACTGGCCCTCAGGTGCGCCGTCACGTCAAGACTGGACAGGCCGTGCGTCAGTTCATCAAAGACGAACTATTGCCCATGATGCGCGCGCAGCTCGGCAACCTCAGGTACGAGTTTAGCTTTCACGACCTGCGTGCAACCTTCGGGCTGAACATGGTCGACGCGATGACCGCGAATGAGACCAAGTACACGCGGGCGCTCGATCAGTTGCGGCAGCTGATGTGGCACACACGACTGTCCACGACCGAGGGCTATCTCAGCTACCGCGAGAACCGCAAGCTGTTCGACGCTGTGCAGGACAGCTGGGGCACACACCTGTCGACGCTGGTCACGCGCGCCCTGGACACTGCGGTGGCAGTATGA